Proteins encoded together in one Chrysemys picta bellii isolate R12L10 chromosome 22, ASM1138683v2, whole genome shotgun sequence window:
- the GNG14 gene encoding putative guanine nucleotide-binding protein G(I)/G(S)/G(O) subunit gamma-14, with amino-acid sequence MSGKAAGSKHTSQGRRAVEQLRIEVGLERMKVSQAARELLQFCRAHAQSDPLLTGVPASANPFKDQNTCSIL; translated from the exons ATGTCGGGGAAGGCGGCCGGCAGCAAGCACACAAGCCAGGGCCGGAGGGCGGTGGAGCAGCTGCGAATAGAAGTCGGGCTGGAGAGAATGAAG GTCTCCCAGGCAGCCCGTGAGCTGCTGCAGTTCTGCCGGGCGCACGCCCAGAGCGACCCGCTGCTGACTGGTGTCCCTGCCTCGGCCAACCCCTTCAAAGACCAGAACACCTGCAGCATCCTGTGA